The Bryobacteraceae bacterium genome includes a window with the following:
- the trpE(G) gene encoding anthranilate synthase: MSILRYTTPRGVTVTRARSRMPFRKGLDHLLRELDRRRGIYLSSGYEYPERYSRWDVASVNPPLEISGAGRELEFHPLNLRGQMLAEVFFHLLRDHPHWESLELVAGALRGRLKPLPDLFPEEQRSKQPSFFSILRALVTEFRHPRDNRLALVGAFGYDLLFQFDPIRLRLPRPSGQKDLRLFLCDDICFMDRKKEVIERFQYDFDFEHLSTLGLPRTGEDIAPCPRSGPSEISSDHEPEEYMAKVERVREGMKRGDYYEVVLRQTFSAGFEGSAADLFRRIQKGSPSPYEFLLQFGDEQLAGASPEMFVRVEGRRVETCPISGTVRRTGDPMRDHDLIRELLNSPKEESELTMCTDVDRNDKSRVCKPGSVRVIGRRLIERYAGLFHTVDHVEGELDEGYDSLDAFLSHMWAVTVIGAPKKAAAQAIEDLEKDARGWYGGAVGMLSLNGDINTGILIRTVHLRDGLARYGAGATILYDSDPAAEERETRLKATGFFRSLEPQPSARSRTRPPQPGRGLRVLLVDNDDCFIQTLANYVRQTGAQVTTYRAGFPLELLDEVKPDIVLISPGPGRPADFGVPGVVRACAARGLPVFGVCLGLQGVVEAFGGELGVLPYPMHGKPSTVRHDGRGVFAGLPQDVKVGRYHSLFAIREKLPPDLEITAESEDGVIMGVRHRSLPVEAVQFHPESLLSQDGDHGLKMIENMVRHFRTARSAGGKASGSGGNG, translated from the coding sequence ATGTCCATCCTTCGCTACACAACCCCGCGGGGCGTCACGGTCACCCGCGCGCGTTCCCGGATGCCATTCCGGAAGGGGCTGGATCATCTTCTGCGCGAACTGGACCGCCGCCGGGGGATCTATCTTTCCTCTGGCTACGAATACCCGGAGCGCTATTCAAGGTGGGATGTCGCCAGCGTCAACCCGCCCCTGGAGATCTCCGGCGCCGGGCGGGAACTCGAATTCCACCCTCTCAACCTGCGCGGACAGATGCTGGCGGAGGTGTTCTTCCACCTGCTTCGCGATCATCCCCACTGGGAGTCGCTGGAGCTGGTTGCGGGCGCCCTGCGCGGACGCCTGAAGCCATTGCCGGATCTGTTCCCTGAAGAGCAGCGCTCCAAACAGCCCTCGTTCTTTTCCATCCTGCGGGCGCTGGTGACGGAATTCCGCCACCCCCGGGACAACCGTCTGGCCCTCGTCGGCGCTTTCGGCTACGATCTGCTGTTCCAGTTTGATCCCATCCGCCTGCGCCTGCCCCGCCCATCAGGACAGAAAGATCTCCGCCTCTTCCTCTGCGACGACATCTGTTTCATGGACCGCAAGAAGGAAGTCATCGAGCGGTTCCAATACGACTTCGACTTCGAGCACCTTTCCACTCTCGGCCTGCCGCGCACGGGCGAGGACATCGCCCCCTGCCCCCGGTCCGGCCCTTCCGAAATCTCCAGCGATCACGAGCCGGAAGAGTACATGGCCAAGGTCGAGCGCGTCCGCGAGGGCATGAAACGCGGCGACTATTACGAGGTGGTCCTGCGCCAGACCTTCTCCGCCGGATTTGAAGGCAGCGCCGCCGACCTGTTCCGCCGAATTCAGAAAGGCAGCCCGAGCCCGTACGAGTTTCTGCTTCAGTTCGGCGACGAACAGCTTGCCGGAGCTTCTCCGGAGATGTTCGTCCGCGTGGAGGGCCGGCGCGTGGAAACCTGCCCGATTTCGGGAACGGTGCGCCGCACCGGCGATCCCATGCGGGATCACGATCTGATCCGCGAGCTGCTCAACTCTCCCAAGGAGGAGAGCGAGCTGACCATGTGCACGGACGTGGACCGCAATGACAAATCGCGCGTTTGCAAGCCCGGCTCGGTCCGCGTCATCGGGCGGCGCCTCATCGAGCGCTACGCCGGTCTGTTCCATACCGTGGATCACGTTGAAGGAGAGCTGGACGAGGGCTACGATTCCCTCGACGCTTTCCTGTCCCACATGTGGGCCGTCACGGTGATCGGCGCACCCAAGAAAGCGGCGGCGCAGGCCATCGAAGATCTCGAGAAAGACGCCCGCGGCTGGTACGGCGGCGCCGTCGGCATGCTGTCGCTCAACGGGGACATCAACACGGGCATCCTGATCCGCACGGTTCATCTGCGGGACGGGCTGGCGCGCTATGGCGCAGGTGCGACGATCCTGTACGATTCCGACCCCGCAGCTGAAGAGCGGGAAACGCGCCTCAAGGCGACCGGCTTTTTCCGCTCGCTCGAGCCGCAGCCTTCCGCCCGCAGCCGCACGCGCCCTCCGCAGCCCGGCCGGGGTCTCCGCGTTCTGCTCGTGGATAATGACGATTGTTTCATTCAGACTCTCGCGAATTACGTCCGCCAGACCGGGGCGCAAGTCACCACATACCGCGCCGGATTTCCTCTGGAATTGCTGGATGAAGTGAAGCCCGATATTGTGCTCATTTCACCGGGCCCCGGGCGGCCTGCGGATTTCGGCGTCCCGGGAGTGGTACGGGCCTGCGCCGCCCGGGGCCTTCCGGTTTTCGGCGTGTGCCTCGGATTGCAGGGCGTGGTGGAGGCGTTCGGCGGCGAGCTGGGCGTGCTTCCCTACCCCATGCACGGCAAGCCGTCGACGGTGCGGCACGACGGCCGCGGCGTCTTCGCCGGCCTGCCCCAGGACGTGAAAGTCGGCCGGTATCACTCGCTGTTTGCCATCCGCGAGAAATTGCCGCCGGACCTGGAAATTACGGCGGAAAGCGAGGACGGAGTCATCATGGGCGTCCGCCACCGCTCGCTTCCGGTGGAAGCCGTGCAGTTCCACCCGGAAAGCCTCCTGTCGCAGGATGGAGACCACGGGCTGAAGATGATCGAGAACATGGTCCGCCATTTCCGCACGGCCCGCTCCGCCGGCGGCAAAGCGTCCGGCTCAGGCGGAAACGGATGA
- a CDS encoding epimerase, producing MRILIAGAGGFIGSHLCDRLLAEGHEILGVDNFLTGSPRNVAHLRDHPGFSLLEHDIIEPLDVPGHLDVIFNLASPASPKDYLAHPIETLRTGAEGSRNLLELALQKGARYVLASTSECYGDPLEHPQKETYWGHVNPVGPRSCYDESKRYAEAITMAYHRRHGLATHIARIFNTYGPRMQQDDGRIVPNFIRQALRGEPITVYGDGSQTRSFCYVDDLVEGLIRLSRSEERYPVNLGNPEEKTVREFAELIRRLVDSRSGIVFEPLPEDDPQRRRPDITKAQSVLGWSPRVELEHGLRRTIEWFRSELGLSDG from the coding sequence TTGCGCATTCTGATCGCCGGCGCTGGCGGCTTCATCGGGTCGCACCTGTGCGACCGCCTGCTCGCGGAGGGCCACGAAATCCTTGGAGTGGACAATTTCCTCACCGGCTCTCCGCGCAACGTGGCCCATCTGCGCGATCATCCCGGTTTTTCTCTCCTCGAGCACGACATCATCGAGCCGCTGGACGTTCCGGGACATCTGGATGTGATCTTCAACCTCGCCTCGCCCGCCAGTCCGAAAGACTACCTTGCGCACCCGATCGAGACCCTGCGCACCGGCGCTGAAGGCAGCAGAAACCTGCTGGAACTCGCCCTGCAGAAAGGCGCCCGGTACGTGCTCGCCTCGACATCGGAGTGCTACGGCGATCCGCTCGAGCATCCCCAGAAAGAGACCTACTGGGGCCATGTGAATCCGGTGGGTCCCCGCTCCTGCTACGACGAGAGCAAGCGCTACGCGGAGGCCATCACCATGGCCTATCACCGCCGTCACGGGCTCGCCACGCACATCGCCCGCATCTTCAACACCTACGGCCCGCGCATGCAGCAGGACGACGGACGCATCGTTCCCAACTTCATCCGCCAGGCTCTGCGCGGAGAACCGATCACAGTGTACGGCGACGGCAGCCAGACCCGGTCGTTCTGCTACGTGGATGACCTCGTCGAGGGTCTGATCCGCCTGAGCCGTTCCGAAGAGCGCTACCCGGTCAACCTGGGAAACCCGGAAGAGAAGACGGTGCGGGAGTTTGCGGAACTGATCCGGCGGCTGGTTGACAGCCGTTCCGGCATTGTTTTCGAACCGCTGCCCGAGGACGACCCCCAGCGGCGCCGCCCCGATATCACGAAGGCGCAGAGCGTGCTCGGCTGGAGCCCGCGCGTGGAACTGGAACACGGCCTGCGCCGCACGATCGAGTGGTTCCGCTCCGAACTGGGGCTGTCTGACGGCTGA
- the pds gene encoding phytoene dehydrogenase: MRTAAIAGGGVAGIAAAAALADAGFRVILLESRPYLGGRASSYALPGRDSEVIDNCQHILLKCCVNLLDLYRRLGVEDQIEFHGEFHYLEPGGRRSVLRSGFLPAPLHFSGSFASLRFLSPGEKLEAARGLLALRREYGRRSDLDSITMQQWLEEKRQSPRTISRFWAPVLVSAVNEELDRMAALHGFKVFRLAFLSARDAYQMGVPRVPLGEIHSAERLAPSTGAQVLLRRKVTGLHTEGRRIRALLTDNGPVEADVFVSALPFEPLRQLAPGLLDDWSVFEHSPIAGIHLWFDRPVTDLPHAVLLDSPFQWFFNKSGGRYLQLVVSASRFLETWPRQQAAVRAFEDLCRYLPEARRARLERYHVVKEIRATFSARPGLAARRPRPETRFENLFLAGDWTDTGWPSTMEGAARSGYRAAEAVCHAFGQPRKFLLPDIA; the protein is encoded by the coding sequence ATGCGCACGGCAGCCATCGCCGGCGGCGGAGTGGCCGGAATTGCAGCGGCCGCGGCCTTGGCCGATGCGGGCTTCCGCGTCATTCTGCTGGAATCCCGGCCGTATCTGGGAGGCCGCGCCTCTTCCTACGCCCTGCCGGGCCGGGATTCGGAGGTCATCGACAACTGCCAGCATATTCTGCTGAAATGCTGCGTCAATCTGCTGGATTTGTACCGCCGCCTGGGCGTTGAAGACCAGATCGAATTCCACGGGGAATTTCACTATCTCGAGCCAGGCGGCCGCCGTTCCGTTCTCCGTTCCGGCTTCCTGCCGGCGCCGCTGCATTTCTCCGGCAGCTTCGCCTCGCTACGCTTCCTCTCGCCCGGCGAGAAGCTGGAAGCGGCTCGCGGCCTCCTCGCTCTGCGCCGGGAATACGGCCGCCGCTCCGATCTCGACTCCATCACGATGCAGCAGTGGCTCGAGGAGAAGCGCCAGAGCCCGCGCACGATCAGCCGCTTCTGGGCCCCGGTTCTGGTCAGCGCCGTGAACGAGGAACTGGACCGCATGGCCGCACTGCACGGTTTCAAGGTGTTCCGGCTCGCCTTCCTCTCGGCCAGAGACGCCTACCAGATGGGCGTCCCGCGCGTGCCCCTGGGCGAGATTCACTCGGCGGAGCGGCTCGCCCCTTCCACTGGCGCGCAGGTGCTGCTGCGGCGCAAAGTCACCGGCCTGCACACGGAAGGCCGCCGCATCCGCGCGCTGCTGACGGACAACGGCCCCGTGGAAGCCGATGTCTTCGTCTCTGCGCTGCCTTTCGAACCCCTTCGGCAATTGGCGCCCGGCCTGCTGGATGACTGGTCTGTCTTCGAGCACTCTCCCATCGCTGGCATCCATCTGTGGTTCGACCGTCCGGTGACGGATCTGCCGCACGCCGTGCTGCTGGATTCGCCCTTTCAGTGGTTCTTCAACAAGAGCGGGGGCCGTTATCTCCAGCTGGTGGTCAGCGCCTCGCGTTTTCTGGAAACCTGGCCGCGCCAGCAGGCCGCAGTGCGCGCCTTCGAGGACCTCTGCCGCTACCTGCCGGAAGCGCGCCGGGCGCGGCTCGAGCGCTATCACGTCGTGAAGGAAATCCGGGCGACTTTCTCGGCGCGGCCGGGCCTGGCAGCGCGCAGACCTCGGCCCGAGACGCGCTTCGAGAACCTGTTCCTCGCCGGCGACTGGACCGACACGGGCTGGCCGTCCACCATGGAAGGCGCCGCCCGCAGCGGCTATCGTGCCGCGGAAGCCGTATGCCATGCCTTTGGCCAGCCGCGGAAGTTCCTGTTGCCCGACATCGCCTGA
- the mreB-1 gene encoding rod shape-determining protein, whose protein sequence is MNIRSLFSLFSSDLAIDLGTANTLVFAKGKGIVVNEPSIVAINKVTGEVEAVGKEAKEMLGRTPGNIVAIRPMKDGVIADFKVTERMLNYFIQKAHGRKMLVHPRIVIGVPSEITQVEKRAVIDSAYRAKASEVHLVEQAMVAAIGAGLPITEPSGNMVVDIGGGTTDVAVISLSGIVYSRSVRVAGNEMDDAIMQYLKKKYNLLVGERTAEQIKMQIGSAYPLDKPLTMEIKGRNLIEGVPRTIVVNDEEIREALSECVATIMNAIRVALERTPPELSADISDRGIVLTGGGALLKNLDKRIREETGLPVSIAEDPLASVVLGTGRMLTDFKLLRRIAIE, encoded by the coding sequence ATGAACATCCGGTCTTTATTCAGTCTGTTCTCCTCTGACCTTGCCATCGACCTGGGCACGGCCAACACGCTCGTGTTCGCCAAAGGCAAGGGCATCGTCGTCAACGAACCATCCATCGTCGCCATCAACAAGGTGACCGGAGAAGTCGAGGCGGTCGGCAAAGAGGCCAAGGAGATGCTCGGCCGCACGCCGGGCAACATCGTGGCCATCCGTCCGATGAAGGATGGCGTCATCGCCGACTTCAAGGTCACCGAGCGCATGCTGAATTACTTCATCCAGAAGGCGCATGGCCGCAAGATGCTGGTGCATCCGCGCATTGTCATCGGCGTGCCCAGCGAAATCACGCAGGTCGAGAAGCGGGCCGTGATCGATTCGGCCTACCGCGCCAAGGCCAGCGAGGTTCATCTGGTGGAGCAGGCCATGGTGGCGGCCATCGGCGCCGGGCTGCCCATCACGGAGCCCTCCGGCAACATGGTGGTCGACATCGGCGGCGGCACCACCGACGTCGCCGTCATTTCGCTCAGCGGCATCGTCTACTCGCGCTCGGTCCGCGTGGCCGGCAACGAGATGGACGACGCCATCATGCAGTACCTGAAGAAGAAGTACAACCTGCTCGTCGGCGAGCGCACGGCCGAGCAGATCAAGATGCAGATCGGCAGCGCCTATCCGCTCGACAAGCCCCTCACGATGGAGATCAAGGGGCGCAACCTGATCGAGGGCGTGCCGCGCACCATCGTCGTCAACGACGAGGAGATCCGCGAAGCCCTCTCCGAGTGCGTCGCCACCATCATGAACGCCATCCGCGTCGCTCTGGAGCGAACGCCGCCGGAGCTGAGCGCCGACATCAGCGACCGCGGCATCGTGCTGACCGGGGGCGGAGCGCTGCTGAAAAACCTCGACAAGCGGATCCGCGAAGAGACGGGCCTGCCCGTTTCGATCGCCGAAGATCCCCTGGCCAGCGTCGTCCTGGGAACCGGGCGCATGTTGACGGACTTCAAACTGCTGCGCCGCATCGCCATTGAATAG
- the mrdA gene encoding penicillin-binding protein 2 yields the protein MRHLRAEREPDSLPARTLFRDETKFAAGKIAAFQYLIVAVFVFLALGYWDLQVLNEEFYSEKAQQNQIKSLPILAPRGKILDRDGRVIVDNHESYRLILSRENLRPAHLRPIALGLNLDPGELEAKVRRYSKQPTYFAIPLKEELSLDELAFVEAFLGPSGFPELELIKSQYRIYPKGGLAAHLVGYVGEISDSELNSPDWAHHNPGDIIGKTGVERYYNEHLTGVDGQRQVRVDNRMNTREVLGIKEAVPGRDLQLTIDLDLQVVAELAMENRRGAVVALDPRSGEVLALVSHPSYDPNRFSSRITAREYASLVQDPYRPLFNRALQAQLAPGSTFKPIMALAALESGAIDDDFTVHCSGGATWYGRFFKCHRRGGHGTVNLKTAIAQSCDVFFYAVGNRLGIDTIAHYAELMGFGNRTGVDLPGEKEGVVPSTRWKIRTQREKWYAGETISVAIGQGALTVTPLQLAHAIGGLAMGGVFMRPHVVRPGKPEPPVRKADFNPENVRKVVDGMCAVVNGWGTASASRIPGIEMCGKTGTAQLASNDLLRLKNSSDWHDNAWFVGFAPPENPEIVVAVLWENGEHGDMAAPIARDVIKAYFDKKQRIERLGRQPASLASALLQPPDPARSVR from the coding sequence GTGCGACACCTCCGCGCAGAACGCGAGCCTGACTCCCTGCCTGCCCGCACTCTGTTCCGCGACGAGACGAAGTTCGCCGCGGGCAAAATCGCCGCATTCCAGTACCTCATCGTGGCGGTCTTCGTCTTCCTCGCGCTCGGTTACTGGGACCTGCAGGTGCTGAACGAGGAGTTTTACTCCGAAAAGGCGCAGCAGAATCAGATCAAGAGCCTTCCCATCCTCGCGCCGCGCGGCAAGATCCTCGACCGCGACGGGCGCGTCATCGTGGACAACCACGAATCCTACCGCCTGATCCTCTCCCGCGAGAATCTGCGGCCCGCGCACCTGCGCCCCATCGCCCTCGGCCTGAACCTCGACCCCGGCGAGCTCGAGGCGAAAGTGCGCCGCTACAGCAAACAGCCCACGTACTTCGCCATCCCTCTCAAGGAGGAACTCAGCCTCGATGAGCTCGCTTTTGTGGAAGCGTTCCTCGGGCCCAGCGGCTTCCCCGAGCTCGAGCTGATCAAATCGCAATACCGCATCTATCCCAAAGGCGGCCTCGCCGCCCACCTGGTCGGCTACGTCGGCGAAATCAGCGACAGCGAGCTGAACTCGCCCGACTGGGCGCACCACAACCCGGGCGACATCATCGGCAAGACCGGCGTGGAGCGCTACTACAACGAGCATCTGACCGGCGTCGACGGACAGCGCCAGGTGCGAGTCGACAACCGCATGAACACGCGCGAAGTGCTGGGCATCAAGGAGGCCGTGCCGGGCCGCGATCTGCAGCTCACCATCGACCTCGACCTGCAGGTCGTGGCGGAGCTGGCCATGGAGAACAGGCGCGGCGCCGTCGTCGCCCTCGATCCGCGCTCCGGAGAGGTTCTGGCGCTGGTATCGCACCCCTCCTACGATCCCAACCGCTTTTCCAGCCGCATCACGGCGCGCGAATATGCGTCCCTCGTGCAGGACCCCTACCGTCCGCTGTTCAACCGCGCCCTGCAGGCGCAGCTCGCTCCGGGTTCGACATTCAAGCCGATCATGGCTCTCGCCGCCCTCGAGTCCGGCGCCATCGACGACGACTTCACGGTGCACTGCTCGGGCGGGGCCACCTGGTATGGACGCTTCTTCAAATGCCACCGCCGGGGCGGGCACGGCACGGTGAACCTGAAAACAGCCATCGCGCAGAGCTGCGACGTGTTTTTCTATGCCGTCGGCAACCGTCTGGGAATTGACACCATCGCTCACTACGCGGAACTGATGGGCTTCGGCAACAGGACCGGGGTCGACCTGCCGGGCGAGAAGGAAGGCGTCGTTCCTTCCACGCGCTGGAAGATCCGCACGCAACGGGAGAAGTGGTACGCGGGCGAGACGATCTCGGTCGCCATCGGCCAGGGCGCCCTCACCGTGACGCCCCTGCAGCTGGCGCACGCCATCGGCGGCCTTGCCATGGGCGGCGTGTTCATGCGGCCCCACGTCGTGCGTCCCGGGAAGCCCGAGCCGCCCGTCCGCAAAGCGGATTTCAATCCCGAAAACGTCCGCAAGGTCGTCGACGGAATGTGCGCGGTTGTCAACGGCTGGGGCACGGCTTCGGCCTCCCGGATCCCGGGCATTGAAATGTGCGGCAAGACCGGCACCGCCCAGCTGGCCTCCAACGATTTGCTGCGCCTGAAGAATTCCTCCGACTGGCACGACAATGCCTGGTTCGTCGGCTTCGCGCCTCCGGAGAACCCCGAGATCGTTGTCGCCGTCCTGTGGGAAAACGGAGAACACGGAGACATGGCGGCGCCCATCGCCCGCGATGTCATCAAGGCGTACTTCGACAAGAAACAGCGCATCGAGAGACTGGGCCGTCAACCCGCCAGCCTCGCCTCGGCCTTGCTCCAGCCCCCTGATCCCGCAAGGAGCGTCCGCTGA
- the rodA gene encoding rod shape-determining protein RodA, with protein sequence MAAYRSIRNLDWVLLLVAIAIAGLGILQIYSATIDTAWRSAWWKQAVFLASGLLVMWITSRIDYHTLLGQAPVLYAASLALLVLTPLAGSLVWGSRRWIPVGFGFKFQPSEFVKLVLVLLIARYLAELKSDRLEGRDLWKLGLLVGIPCGLVAAQPDLGTALTYASIAVAGVFFGGIRWQHALLLGAAVIVLMPAGWFVLKDYQKARLETFLDPMKDPTGKGYQVIQSKIAVGAGGIWGRGVARGSQTQLRFLPVAHTDFIISAFAEEHGFVGILVVFGLYFLLLMQIVQNAQAAPDRAGMFICMGVCSLLLFHLLVNAGMAVGRMPVTGIPLPLMSYGGSSMLSVFMMLGLVNSVRLRRFAA encoded by the coding sequence ATGGCTGCCTATCGCTCCATCCGGAATCTCGACTGGGTTCTGCTGCTGGTGGCCATCGCCATCGCCGGGCTGGGGATCCTGCAAATCTACAGCGCCACCATCGACACGGCGTGGCGCTCCGCATGGTGGAAGCAGGCGGTGTTTCTCGCCTCCGGCCTTCTCGTCATGTGGATCACCTCGCGCATCGACTACCACACTCTTCTGGGCCAGGCGCCCGTGCTGTATGCCGCCAGTCTCGCGCTTCTGGTGCTGACTCCTCTGGCAGGCTCCCTCGTCTGGGGATCGAGGCGGTGGATTCCGGTGGGATTCGGCTTCAAGTTCCAGCCTTCGGAATTTGTCAAACTGGTGTTAGTATTACTGATAGCCCGGTATCTGGCGGAGCTGAAATCAGATCGGCTGGAGGGCCGGGACTTGTGGAAGCTGGGTCTGCTCGTGGGCATCCCGTGCGGGCTCGTCGCGGCCCAGCCCGATCTTGGAACGGCGCTGACCTACGCGTCCATCGCCGTTGCCGGAGTGTTTTTCGGCGGCATCCGATGGCAGCACGCGCTCCTTCTGGGCGCGGCCGTCATTGTGCTGATGCCTGCCGGCTGGTTTGTGTTGAAGGATTATCAGAAGGCCCGGCTGGAGACCTTCCTGGACCCGATGAAAGATCCCACGGGCAAGGGATACCAGGTCATCCAGTCGAAGATTGCTGTCGGCGCAGGCGGCATCTGGGGCCGCGGCGTGGCGCGGGGTTCGCAGACGCAGCTCCGCTTCCTGCCGGTGGCTCACACGGATTTCATCATTTCCGCTTTCGCCGAGGAACATGGGTTTGTCGGCATCCTGGTCGTGTTCGGGTTGTACTTCCTGCTGCTGATGCAGATTGTTCAGAACGCTCAGGCGGCGCCCGACCGGGCCGGGATGTTCATCTGCATGGGTGTTTGTTCGCTGCTGCTGTTTCACCTGCTCGTCAATGCGGGCATGGCGGTGGGACGGATGCCGGTCACCGGCATCCCGCTTCCGCTGATGAGTTACGGCGGCTCGAGCATGTTGTCGGTTTTCATGATGCTGGGGCTGGTCAACAGTGTCCGGCTCCGGCGGTTTGCAGCGTGA